The segment GACTGATTTGCCCTGTTCCAAATTTATAGAGAAACCCCTCGATCCTCTTTCCATTGGGCCCGGCACCAGTAGTCACCACAGTTGGCATTTGTTTTATGAGCTCTAGACCAGTCTCCCGATCGCTTCTATCAGAAGCCCTAAGCCTTTTGTATTTGTGCTGCAGCAGCCATCTTACTACCAAAGCCCTTAGGATGTCAACTGGGAGACTTTCTGGTTCCACTATATGAAATTCAcacaatttaattataaaactattagactataataaaacaatattaggATATCAAAGCATAAGCCACCATACACAGAGAGACTAGCTATAAGTTTGAACTCCGGCTAGATGACTCAAGATTTCAAACTCCATGAAATTCAAGACAGCAAATGAATGCTTAAGCAGCAAGCCCATGATCATCTTCTAATGACCATACATATACATAGAAAACCAATGGAAACTTCTTTAGTGCTAGCAGAAAAGACCATCTGACTTACTTCAGATCTTATGTGAAGGCAATTCATTCAATCTCAAAGGAACATCCAGTGGATCATTTCCTTGGTGCTCAAAAGCTAATGgaataagaaatgaaaacaaagcaATCAAAGTGAGCAATTAGGGAACTCATACTTAATTTAcatgaatagaaaataaaatccatGTGCTACATGTAGTCATTTTCAATTAAAGATGATTCTAAATAATGAAGGAATAAGTTCTTCAAAGCACAACCatgatattttcttaattagtaAAAAGAgtatcaaatattataaaacaaacaTTTGCATTCAAAATACTATGTATTTTAATTCTTGTTTATGCATACAACTTAGAATATTATTGTTTGTAATAAACTTAACAATTTGGACTATGATGATTAGGTTATCTAATGACATATGAATTatgtgttattattattgcatgagTTACCttattttaccttatttttgtCGACGCTTATGCTAtcccttttcttttacttttgtcGTTATGTTAATTAATCATCTATTTTGTCGATAAGCGGTCGGATTGAGATCCTATATTAAGCTTCTACGAtccccttttttatttatgtacTTTGTCGCTTCGTTAATCATCTACTTTGTCGCTACATTAATCATCTACTTTGTCGATAAGCGGTCTGATTATGATCCTATATTAACTTTATGCAATCCCTTTTTTCTATTACTTTCGTACCTAAGTTAACAATATACTTTATCACTTAGTGGTCATACTAAGATCCTATTTTAAGCcttatacaatattttttattttattttgtcacTAAGTTGATAATCTATCTTGTTGATAAGAAGTTGGATAAagagtttttcttttgttgctaTGTTAATAATCTATTTTGTTGATAAACGGTTGGATTAAGAATTTTGTTGCTAGGCTAATAATCTAAATTGTCGATGAGCGGTCGGATTAGCATACTATAATAGGCTTAAACTTTCTCGAGGTCTATTCTAATATTGTTAAACTTTCTTTgcccattttctttcattttttcattgtgTTTATCATTCATATTAACACCTTATAACTCATTTTcccaatatttcaaaataaataatgaaaaaaaatgaaaatacagttatacaaaacaacattataaaagaaaatataaacataCTAAAAGAcagatatatatgtatatatatatatatatatacatatacatacatatatctatatatgtaCAGGTACTATATTCAAATCAagagaacaaaataaatttctGATACTAGGTAGAAAAGAATGGGAAGATCACTTCTCCACACTCAGATGCATAAAGACAtctaattttgtaaatatttattagccaggctaattaataaatttaaacacaaaaaggaaaaatatatatataaaaaggaaggATATATGCACCTGGAATAGCCATTTTGTGACCCTCGCCTTTGGCTGGAAAATGGGGATGAGTGGGAACCGGAGGCAGTAGAGTAGGGGGAGCAGGATCAGAAACCAAAGGGGATAATTCGGACGGAGAGTGGGGTGCAGGCAACGGCAGTCGGAATGATAATGGAATtggagagagagggggagaaGAAGACTGCCGATGTGGCGGTATGATGGATGATGGCATTCGGTACAAAGGCAGAGAAGAATGCTGCGGAGGAggtggcggtggtggtggtggcgtTGGCGTTGGCAAGCGGGATGACAGTGGCCTCGGTGACAGAGGCGGAGACGAAGTTGATGGAGTTGGTGGTGGTGGCGGCATGTAAAATGACAACGGAGTCGGAGACAGAGGCGGAGACGACGGTTTTAGAGGAGGTGAGATTGGCGTTGGCAGCCGGAATGACATTGGCGTCGGACACAGAGGCTGAAGAAGAGGTGGCGATGACGGTGGAACTGTCTTGGAAGGCGGAGCTAATTGAAACACTGCGGGCAACAAAACCCGAGTTTGGCTTTGGTTGGGTAGTGGAGGTCTGCCTCTGTTCCTGTTTTTCCCCATCAGCCTTTTCTTCACCTCCTGTCTCCTCATTGTCTGTAGTTCTTTCATCGTCTTCATCTCCAGGACCGGTGGTGGTAATGACATCCCAAGCGAGAGAAATGAGCCCTCCACCGCAAACTCCGCAGGAGGGGGAACATTGGGTTCTCCGGAATCTTCCTCCATAGTGTCGCTTTCGAATACAGAAGATGATAGAGTCAGAACTGGCATTTCGTCGTCAAAGTCGCCGTAGCTTCCTCCCAGAGTCAGTTCAAGATTGCAGCCGGAATCGGAAACGGAATCTCCTGCACCATTCTTCTGGCGTTCGTCGCTTTGCATGAAGTAGTCATGAATTCCATACATGCCATCTTTGCTTGTCCCAGCCATTGATACGCTAGAGTCGTAGGCAAGAACCCTAAAAAGAGCTTTGTTTTGCGTTCTTCTGAAATGGAAACAATCAGAACGCTTGTCAGAAAAAAACTGAGTAGTCAGAAGAAAATCACCATAGCCAAACGAGAAACGAAACCTGAAACAGAGATGCAGACGACACTAAGAAAGCTTTTTAGCGTCACATCACCCCCACAAGAAAATGCAGAACCTTCCAGGAGAAAATCTGTTTTTTGTGTCAGAAACTGACTGATAAAATGAGAAAAGCAAATTAACAAAATCCCATCTTCACACCCCACACCCAAATACAAAATTTAGCACCAGAGAGAAAGACAGAAATCAAAGTAAcaaattttcatcttcaaatcCCCATATCCAGAACCAAATTAACTCGGCAGAAATTAAGAAAGCgaatgaagaaaaagaaccaAACCCCAGAAAACCTTTAAGAGATTCTCTGAGTGAGACCTCTCACCAGCACAAGCAGAAGAACTTCACAACGGAGAAACTACTCCAGCGGGTGCCTTGCCGCCGGAAGAATCAGAGAGAGGGAGATGGAAGGCAAGGGAAAGCAGATGGGTGAAGAGAAAATGGGAGCTTGGACGTTTATATAGAGAGCTGTCAACTCATTCAACAATGCCACGTACTCTTCACTCAGATATCAGTTTCACGTACCATTTACTCCTCTTCCCACTCTCCCATTGACCGCCACGTATTCACCTCTTTCCTGGGCTATTTCAgtgaacaaaaatttattccATTGGTTCCTGGACAAAACAGCCCGTGTCCTCCGGTTTTGAGAAAACAGCGGTAATTAACTTGTATCTAGGTTTCAGGCTTTCAGCAGCTGTCTTTTCATGGGCTTACAACACGTGGCATCCACAGGGAGAGCCAGGTTCAAAATGTATGTGAAACAGCTCTCTACAAGCTGGTAACTGGTAAGTAATTAAGTTCCAGCACCGCTCCGATCTCGCCGGACGGTGGGGATTTGGGAGTGGTCCATCTAGTGAAGAAGGGGCAATGACTTCATTAGCAACGCCACGGAGGATACGCCTGGAGATGAACTGCTGCTACTTTCTGTGAATCTCTTGTGGCATATATGGAAGATAtgtcataaaaatttaaagccATTAATGTTTAATATCTGGTTTTAAGCAATTGGATCTGAACAGATTGATGGTGCTAGCTGTTTGatcttcttcaacaaaacaCAAAACCTACTTACAGGTCAATGGAACACCTCACACTGGTGAAGAGCAAAACCCGGGCGAGGAATGGAAGGAGGGTGGCACACGTGTTGGAAAAGGGTGACGGAAGCAACAGGTGTAGGAAAAGGAGATATAAGAGACGTGCCCCACCGCTCAGCTCATGTAGGGCCATTTAGGATTACATCACCTCATGCCACAGTCCTTTTCAGGTGTTTGTTCGTTCCCTGGCCCCCTTTTCATTTTGCCCCTTTTCAATTCAAGAAATTGTTCAAATTTCCTCACCAAGTAAAACAATGAGGATGGTGTCATGTTTGATGAAAGATTCGCTGCTTTATCGAAAAGGACAAGTTGGAGAGAAGTGGAGATATGTATGAAAGTGGGGTTAGGTCTGCATGCATGGTTGGAGACCTCTAGTTTAAAATATGGCCAAAAGAGCATTTCATCATCATTTCTGTTGTCTCTGAGTCAGTTTGGAAGTGAGCTTCGAGTTTGGTTATCAGCACATGGAACCCATGTCTTCATGTGCTATGTCCTCTTCCTCACTTTGGCTGCAAGTATCCCTTTCGAGGGTTCACACTCCccttatgaacaactctagggcTTCATAAACACTTCACTGCCAACCACATAGGGTTTCATACTCTCATCAGAGATTGctattttactatgaaaaaatGCTATAGCAATGGAGGTTAAGGTTTCTAATTGACAAGGAACAACTAGCAGTTATGATCTCTGGTGGCTCTGATCTAACAAAAGGGTCTTGCCTCAATGATAAAGACCAGCAAGAAGTACTGTATTTAAGATTGACATAAATGCTGAATCAAAACTCTTCCACCATGTTCTTCTGGTGATATCAAGGTGAAACTCACTAAAGAGTAATTTAATCTCACATGCAGTACTGTTCATCAAGAACCGGATTTGACAGAAACATGTGAAAGAGTGGTCATGTACACTTGATCAATAATTAACTTCAGCCACAACCCATTCTTCCCTTGTATGTATATCTTTCATAGCTGAAAGAAAATGATCATCAGTTTACTTCAATGTCAAACCAAACATGCTTACTGCACTTGCTTCATTATTCATGGCAGCTATTCTGGAGAACAGCATATTCCTAGAGAGTAAAGGATCTCTCTAGCAAGAAAGGATGAAGATACCAGCAAAACCCTAACAAAGCTGTGACCCTGCTATGACAGCTGAATCAGAGGTCAGCAAGAGTGTAGCATGATTAACAGCACTTTGTTCATTACTACTCTTAGTGTCAAGAATACACAATTAACATGTATATGTAATAGAAGAGTCTGAAGATAAAAGCAATATGATCACCAAGCCAAATGAGAAGGCAATAGGGTTAAAGCtatcatcaaacaaaatatataaagtaataaaatataataggtATATGCCATTAGGGAAAGGAAAAAGCTTGCAAACAACCAAGTTCAAACAGGGTCATAAAGATAGAGGTTTACAGCAACTTATTACAGcaacttaattaaaatataaaatccttTAGCGGAAAAAACCCATCCAAGATTTTGGCCCAATTATCAATTATTGGTTTCTTCTTCGTGCTTCCTCCTGGCTTCTTTAGGTCAGCAGCTTCAACTTGTTCATCATCAGAAGTTTTGGGAAGAGTACCAGCAATTTTCGTTTGAGCTGAAATCAACTCTATCATTGCATTTTTCTTCGACTCGAGTAAATTAGCCAATTCCACACGACGAGTTTGAAGCTGTAAAATTTGATGATCAAGCATCCTAGCAGCATATAGATTGGCACTCACATCAACTTGCAGATCGCTCAATGTTATAATCGAATCTCTGTATTTTGTCCACGAGCAAGCAACTCGTAAGATGTTGGACTCTAGCTCAGAGAACAGTGTTTTTATTTCCATGTTTAAATCCTTGAATTCTACTATGTCATCACTCAGCAAAGGTATCTCCTCGACCATCTTCAGCATTGCAAGTTGAAAAGGATTGAAACCAGCATTTTCCTTCAGTGCAGTTGAAAGATGTAATGTTCGGGCCAAGGTGTCAGGATCAAGCAGTAAATGATCAAAATCCAGTGAGAGGATAGCAGAAAGCCTATTGCGTGCTTCTTCATAATCATCTCCTTGATTGTAAGAGATGGGATCCTCTGCAACAGCACCGTCTGGATTGTAAAAGATGGGAACCTCTGCAACAGTAGCCAATGTCTCAGCACATGCGAACTCAGTAGGGCTAAAGAATTCATTGAATTCTGCAAAGCTTATTTCTGTTGAAACGTCTACAGGAACGTCCAGCACAGGTGTTGGAGCTCCTTGAGTCGTAAGAGAAGAGTGATCATATGTTTCCACTGAAGCTGCAGACTTAAGTTTTCCTCCTTGAGGGATTTCTATAGAACGCTTTCCCTTATTTCTTCTTCCTCGTACTTCAGCCTTATCCTTGGCTTGAAATGGTAGTGGTATTGCTGAAAAGAATAAGAAGGAAGGCTATAAAATAAAGTACAATACAACTTGCTAGTCTACAAGAATAAGAATGTAGCTAGATTCAAATATTCATGTTAACATTAGGAGGTATACAAATGGCAATGCATATAATCAAGATAACCCTAAACATGAATAAGGACCAGGATCTTAGAAGAAAAAGTATAAGATTAGAAGTTATATATCATCATTCATTTGTTCCCTGCATACTTCTGTGTCATTTACTAATGCTTTAACACATTGCATCTTGTGCATTACGTTTTGACGTAACAATAACTAATTTAGCTCTAAGTTATTAGGGAATTAAACAGATTTCATGCTTTTTTTACCAAATCGTTCAAACCagtacataaatttttttccttcaaagaaaacaagaaccTAACTTTAGTTTGGGGAGAATTAGTAAAATTGATGAGTCTTAGTTTCATGGACTAATACATAAGGATGCTTCAAAAACTACTGCAAATGCTATTGATAACAGACCTAGAATATTTTTGGGGTGCCCATGATTGCGAGAGTATGACGACACCAAATTAAGTGACGACATGATTGCGCAGGAATGACAAGAAACTTTCTATACATCATTTCCTGATCGAGTATTTGTTTTCATCAAATCCTTAACTAAAAACCAGAGGAAAACAAGATGCGAAAACAAAAATTAGCTTTTTCATTGGATTCAGATACCATATTAGGATGATTTTAGCTGCAACTTCAcctttcttatattttgtataCTTTCGACGAAACTCAAGACCGTAGAATACTTGTTCGTTAAGCTATTTCATCGTTACTCTTTAATGAGGACACGTGGCTAGGTTTAGTTTCTATACCTGATTtatgtttcctatttttctAGCTCATCGCTTTCTTCTTTTGTCGATACGTGATAGGATTCAGAGCCCTATACGTCATGAATACTAGGTATAATTTTAACTCATGATTTCAGTGACATGCTTTGGATCATCTTTGCATGtgattctaattaatatttgaGGTATAAGAATGATGAACTCACAAATAAGAAAGGCAGATTTCCCTGTGCTCAAAGTATTAaagttaaatccccaatgcagGGTTAATTTAGGGAGAGTCTTGGTTCAGGTGGTTAATATTACTGAGAAGACCAGGTTCAGAAAATTTAGAGGTAGGCCCTCAAGAAATACAAAGAAACCAAGAGGACCAAGAAGGTGTCTTCCTTAATAAACAATATAGAAGTGGTGTTTGTGCACACATGCAAAGTTCTACTGTTATAGATCCACCATATTGAGTTTCATTTATCACCATGGATGGGATATGATTTGGTGATTTTAGTTTTGTTACTGTGAATCTTCttgtcttttttcctttcttttttgtttttgaccTTTTTGCCAGTTAAGAAAAAGGCTGAAAGCTTAACAAAGATTATCATTTGTCTTATTCCTTTTGGGAGATAACCCTCTAATTTTGTTTAGtacaataggattttttttcactttgttactctttttcttctatGTTGTGTGAAATCTTAAATCTTCTGATTTTTAACAGCAGTATAACTTGTGGTTATAGAACAACCAAACACAAGACCAGATCCTATATCACAATTTACAGGAAACATCGATATAAGAAATCacaatatttatgaaaaatcataataagagtgataagtatatatatgtgcatgtgtgtgtgAACCAACATTGGGCAAATCTACCAACAAAGCAAGTTAAACATAGATGTATATGATTAAAGAGAGCCCTTACTCTTGACAAGGTCTTTGATAATGGCGCGAGAGTCAGTGCGTGTCTTTGCACTATCCCAACCAGGCAACCCAAAAGGTGACCACCCAACAGGACGATCTAGCAGTTTTTTCCGGGCCTGCACGactttcctcttccttttctcCTCAACACTACAATTCAATCCATAAGCGAGGACTTGAACAGTAGCAGCTGCCTTTCTTTTCCGGGCGGCTGCAAACAACTCTATGTTAGGATTTGTCTCTTTCTCCTCTGCAGATCCGTTTCCAGATAGATTGTctgcatcttcttcttcaatttggTCGGGTATCTCAAACTCAGGAGCAACATTTTTGCCAGGGTCATCCATGGTAAAAGGTATAGAAAGGAACAGAACGATAGTGCAGCTCCTGTGCTGGTCTCCTTCAAGAGTTAGGGTTTCTGACACAAGATCAAGTAAGAGTCAGATTATGAAGTTCAATTCCCTAAGAGATGTACCAACAAGAAATCATAGCCAAActagaagacaaaaagaagaaaaaaaaattctttttgataCAAGATCAAACACATATCTTGAGACGCAGAAGCTTGAGCTTAAAGAGATACACCAGCAAGAACAATAATCAGAATAGAAGAGAAATGTAgataagaaaagaacaaaaataaaagagtttCTGATACAACACAGAGGAATGATCATAACCCAGATCCAGAAGTTTGATTCTTAAAGAGATAAACCAGAGATGAACCAGCAAGAATCATATAGTGTAAAATGTAAAACTTGGACAGATAGAGATAAATAAATAGCACTGAGCAAGCATACGGCTAATTAATACTGATTTCCTCCAAACATATATAGCCTGGCCGGAATTCAACTCGAAGAAGAATTCCGACCACAACCTCGACCTCAGCCGGAGAAATGAGAGAGAAATTGAGAGTgaggaagaagagagagagcAGCGAGATGGTTTTAAGTAGAGAAGAACGTAATAGCCACGTAGAAGCGGCGCCCTTGTAGGGAAGCCACGTAGAAGGGTTTGTATCTGCTGCGCCCCGTCCTATCTTAATCCGCTGAGACTCCCTTTTTCATCTCTCCCCCACCTAACCCAAATTAGCGTATGCATTCCACAGGAGTGCGATGCATGCGAGGCGTAGGATGAGTTAACTGCGATGGTcgggaggaagaggaagaataCGATGGATGAAAATTCAAAGAGGGCCAAAAGTGGGGGCCCAGGAGAGTGATGAAAAGCGTGGGAGATTTTGTCTTAAATGGAACAAGAAAGGGCCCCACATTGTCTTGTTCTAGTCTTGTCCCCTTCTTGACTCTGTCTACATGCCTCCTAAGTCCTAACCCCGTCCTCAACCACACAAGTTGCTCCGCCACCTCACCATCACGTCACCAccctaaaattatttatttattattaaaaaaaataatatcaataaaaagaaTATCGCATGGTCAaaccataatttttaattttaaacgAGGTGGTTTTGCTTTGAAACATACATGCATATTTGACATCCACTTACTTAAATAACACAAGTTCTTTAACATATGAATTCACctattaaatttcaataatcttattttattattattttttaaaaacatttagaaaccatttataaaaataatttacaagaaAGGAGAGTGGAAAGGGCGATTCAATGATTAACCTTTCTTGTGTCCAAATTAAGTTATTTGTGGctacaaaataatcaaaatctaaACTAAATGGtcgttttaataatttaaagtgactaagtaatttaatttaagtcattaaataaattaaatatatttgataaaataattttatgatatgacttaaaatcaatttatcctacttttttattctcatttgcTCTAATTACCTCGCTGTCTCTCATTTAcccttataatttataagaataaatatgttaatttaatgaattataataaattttaaattaattttatcaaataattttaatacttacaataaaaattaaataataaattttaaatcaacaatttaaatataatttaacttaaataattaaataataaatattaaattttatcaaacccctctaaatatgggataaaacttaatatttattctttaataatttaaattatctttaaacttaaaatttacaatttaatttttttttaaatagtaatattgtttgataaatttaattttaaatcttcaaattaacatatttacctTGTTAATTTTTGTTAACTAAACAAATGGgcgaaaaattaaaattaaaataaataataaattagctATTTTAacctaataattaaattaacttttatatttaagttataatactaaattattttactaaacatgcTAAAcctatttaatgacttaaattaagttattaagtcattaacttAATTTAGCAAACACCTTCTAAGGCAATAATCAAGATAAGTAAAGGTACAAGGTAAAAGATTCGGACCATGCCCTGATTATTCAAAAACCTGGTCCAGTATCCCACCATGCACTTCGGCCCAAGGCCCAAACCTTATTGATTACAGACCTTAGTGGATCAGATACTCCTTGTTATGGATAGTAATACTCCATAAAAGTTACATGataaaaatcatcaaaaaaaaaaaaaagatcctAATCTCGATTTACCAACTTTGAGGTCATATTCAGGCCATGCTTCAAGCAAATGGGTTCGCTTCATATCCAAAGTAAAAACCCCGCCCATTGCCAGAATGCTTATAATGGCTTCCTAAAGTGGTACCTATTCAGGTTGGCCCACCAGAATAGAGAATGAAATTGGTAAATAATCAAAGCCATGAACACAACTGAAATCAAAAACTTAGAAACTTCATCATTTAACATTCAAAACTTAGAAAGCAAAAACATGGAAAGCTTATCAATTTAACCGAACCTTAAACATGATCCATGAAAGCAACAAATTTACTCATTTCAGCGGTGGGGAGGAGAGGAATTATTGCTAGTTTAATAGGAAATTATGAACTGACATAAGAAGTCAACATCCATCTTCAAATTGCCATGTATTCACCAAAATTCCGCATCAAAAAGATGGATCCAGCAAAGAGCCCTGCAGCACGAAGCAGTTTCTGCAAGAAAAGATGGGAaagtaagaagaaagaaaacaaaatgaaagagTGGGTAACATTTGGAACGAAATTCAGTGTGCACCATGAAAAATGATGCCACCCTCTTTAAAGAACACACATCATATAAGTTGGAACACAAATGggggaagaaagaaaacaaaatgaaagagTGGGTAACATTTGGAAGGAAATCCAGTGTGCACCATGAAAAATGATGCCATCTTCTTTAAAGAACACACATCATATAAGTTGGAATACAAATGGGGGGAGCACCTAATACTGCCGCTACCACAGACACCCTACAACCCTTCAAGTGTCCAAGCTCCAAACCCAGTCAATATGGATGATTATTCCCACTGACTTCTAAAccattcacaattttttctttagtcCAAGTATTCGCATGCATAGGCATGTATGCACAATGGAGAAAGCAAAGAACAGTCTTAAGGAGGCTGACTGGATTGTCCCTGCTCTTCAGTCAACTAGTAAGTCCCTACTTACTTTATAggtcaatttatttttcttttatcatttccaACAGGTTAATGTATACAATCTGCACATTATTCCTGCATTGTTTCTATGAATTTACTTGGAACACATGTTGCACCCACTAAATGCAAAGACAAAACAAGGAGAGTCCATCAAATTCATGATGTGGAACCCTATTGAATAGGAAGAGACAAAGTTGATAAGATCAGAATCTATCCCCGACAACCAAACACTTAAGCCAAACCACAATCCCAATACTCAATAATGACATCAAAGCCTTAAGTCTTAACCGTTTGGGTTGATTACATCAATATTGCCCACCATTTAGCATTACAATCCGAACACTCATgacatcaaaattttcaaatgatactGTGATCTGGTTCCAAAGTGAAATgcatcaaattatttaaattatggaTTTAGACATCGAACTTTCGCACTATATTAAAAACAGCACAAAAAGGCAAGCTACATGCAAGTAATCATATCAACTTGGGTTAGGTAGCATTAGGGTCTGCCTTCTTCTGTGCCACCACATATTTAGTCAAAGGAGGAGGCATCTTTAGCAAAGAAGCTACGTGTGTCTTCAGAAAAGGAGCAAAGAGAAGTGTGAGTGTCTGCGTGTATGTTTGTTTGCTTGTTGGTGCAGCATTTGTGCATTTGCGTGCATGGTGTgtggtaaataaaaaatttctaaacaaGAAGGGAAAACCATGAAGACCACCAAATAAATATAAGAGGAAAAacgagaaaagagaaaataaacatCCTAGGAACAAAGTTAGAAGCCAAAAATACATCCCTAGAATAAACTGTTCACCAACCCCacaccttttttaaaaaaaataggtaaagGAAACgtatattaaaaagagaaacGCCAAAAAAGCGTCCCAAAGTACACAAGGCACCAACCCCACACCCTACCATCCTGCACAACTTAATAAGGAAAAGAGCGAAAGAAGAAAGGctaaaaaaggggaaaatatattaaaaagaacatAGAACAAAAGGTCAAAATCCAAGTTTAATAATCTGGATGAACAATATAGAGATCAACAATCAAAACATATGATGAAAACTCCATAACAAAATTAACTGCACATTTGGCAACATCTTGTTTTCAT is part of the Vitis riparia cultivar Riparia Gloire de Montpellier isolate 1030 chromosome 17, EGFV_Vit.rip_1.0, whole genome shotgun sequence genome and harbors:
- the LOC117905171 gene encoding uncharacterized protein LOC117905171, with product MDDPGKNVAPEFEIPDQIEEEDADNLSGNGSAEEKETNPNIELFAAARKRKAAATVQVLAYGLNCSVEEKRKRKVVQARKKLLDRPVGWSPFGLPGWDSAKTRTDSRAIIKDLVKTIPLPFQAKDKAEVRGRRNKGKRSIEIPQGGKLKSAASVETYDHSSLTTQGAPTPVLDVPVDVSTEISFAEFNEFFSPTEFACAETLATVAEVPIFYNPDGAVAEDPISYNQGDDYEEARNRLSAILSLDFDHLLLDPDTLARTLHLSTALKENAGFNPFQLAMLKMVEEIPLLSDDIVEFKDLNMEIKTLFSELESNILRVACSWTKYRDSIITLSDLQVDVSANLYAARMLDHQILQLQTRRVELANLLESKKNAMIELISAQTKIAGTLPKTSDDEQVEAADLKKPGGSTKKKPIIDNWAKILDGFFPLKDFIF
- the LOC117904126 gene encoding extensin-like yields the protein MAGTSKDGMYGIHDYFMQSDERQKNGAGDSVSDSGCNLELTLGGSYGDFDDEMPVLTLSSSVFESDTMEEDSGEPNVPPPAEFAVEGSFLSLGMSLPPPVLEMKTMKELQTMRRQEVKKRLMGKNRNRGRPPLPNQSQTRVLLPAVFQLAPPSKTVPPSSPPLLQPLCPTPMSFRLPTPISPPLKPSSPPLSPTPLSFYMPPPPPTPSTSSPPLSPRPLSSRLPTPTPPPPPPPPPQHSSLPLYRMPSSIIPPHRQSSSPPLSPIPLSFRLPLPAPHSPSELSPLVSDPAPPTLLPPVPTHPHFPAKGEGHKMAIPVEPESLPVDILRALVVRWLLQHKYKRLRASDRSDRETGLELIKQMPTVVTTGAGPNGKRIEGFLYKFGTGQISLVCICHGMFFTPAEFVRHAGGDDVENPMKQIIVCPASF